The following are encoded together in the Thermomonas brevis genome:
- a CDS encoding leucyl aminopeptidase, producing the protein MSLEFSLNQTAPASASVDCVIVGAFADGSLTPAAAALDAASGGRLKALVERGDVSGKTGKTALLHDLAGVAAPRVLVIGLGEPGKFGVPQYLKAVGDAARALKSGPVASALFTLAEVEVKGRDAAWNVRQAAIAADHACYRYVATLGAKNRKRDDKGLAQLQITGSDAAALAQGVAIAAGVRFTRELGNLPPNICNPAYIAQQAQDFAAQNEGVECEVLDDAAMEALGMGSLLAVARGSAQRPRLVVLKYNNAGDARPYVLVGKGITFDTGGVNLKTQGGIEEMKYDMCGAGSVLGTFVAAVGMRLPVNLVCIAAAVENAIDGNSYRPSDVITSMSGKTIEVGNTDAEGRLILCDALTYAQRFQPAALVDVATLTGACMVALGKYATGVMTKDSFDLARELIDAGEAVFDRGWQLPLWDEYQPMLDSAFADVYNIGGRWAGAITAGCFLSRFTDGQRWVHLDIAGSASDDGKMGMATGRPVGMLSQWLLDRIEK; encoded by the coding sequence ATGAGCCTCGAATTCAGCCTAAACCAGACCGCCCCCGCCTCCGCCAGCGTCGACTGCGTGATCGTCGGTGCCTTCGCCGACGGCAGCCTGACGCCCGCCGCCGCCGCCCTCGACGCCGCCAGCGGCGGCCGCCTCAAGGCGCTGGTCGAACGCGGAGACGTCTCCGGCAAGACCGGCAAAACCGCGCTGCTGCACGACCTGGCCGGCGTGGCCGCGCCGCGCGTGCTGGTGATCGGGCTGGGCGAGCCCGGCAAGTTCGGCGTGCCGCAGTACCTCAAGGCGGTGGGCGACGCCGCCCGCGCGCTCAAGAGCGGCCCGGTGGCGTCCGCGCTGTTCACCCTGGCCGAAGTCGAGGTCAAGGGCCGCGATGCCGCCTGGAACGTCCGCCAAGCCGCCATCGCCGCCGACCACGCCTGCTACCGCTACGTCGCCACGCTGGGCGCGAAGAACCGCAAGCGCGACGACAAGGGCCTGGCCCAGCTTCAGATCACGGGCAGCGACGCCGCCGCGCTGGCGCAGGGCGTCGCGATCGCCGCCGGCGTGCGCTTCACCCGCGAGCTGGGCAACCTGCCGCCCAACATCTGCAACCCGGCCTACATCGCGCAGCAGGCGCAGGACTTCGCCGCGCAAAACGAAGGCGTGGAATGCGAGGTGCTGGACGATGCCGCGATGGAAGCGCTCGGCATGGGCTCGCTGCTGGCGGTGGCGCGCGGCAGCGCGCAGCGCCCGCGGCTGGTGGTGCTGAAGTACAACAACGCCGGCGACGCCAGGCCCTACGTGCTGGTCGGCAAGGGCATCACCTTCGACACCGGCGGCGTCAACCTGAAGACGCAGGGCGGCATCGAGGAAATGAAGTACGACATGTGCGGCGCCGGCAGCGTGCTCGGCACGTTCGTGGCCGCCGTCGGCATGCGCCTGCCGGTCAACCTGGTCTGCATCGCCGCAGCGGTGGAAAACGCCATCGACGGCAACAGCTACCGCCCGTCCGACGTCATCACCAGCATGTCCGGCAAGACCATCGAGGTCGGCAACACCGACGCCGAGGGCCGCCTGATCCTGTGCGACGCGCTGACCTACGCGCAGCGCTTCCAGCCGGCCGCGCTGGTCGACGTCGCCACCCTGACCGGCGCCTGCATGGTCGCGCTGGGCAAGTACGCCACCGGCGTGATGACCAAGGACAGCTTTGATCTCGCCCGCGAGCTGATCGACGCCGGCGAAGCCGTGTTCGACCGCGGCTGGCAGCTGCCGCTGTGGGACGAATACCAGCCGATGCTGGATTCCGCCTTCGCCGACGTCTACAACATCGGCGGCCGCTGGGCCGGCGCGATCACCGCCGGCTGCTTCCTGTCGCGCTTCACCGACGGCCAACGCTGGGTGCACCTGGACATCGCCGGCTCGGCTTCCGACGACGGCAAGATGGGCATGGCGACGGGCAGGCCGGTGGGCATGCTCAGCCAGTGGCTGCTGGACAGGATCGAGAAGTGA